In a single window of the Globicephala melas chromosome 10, mGloMel1.2, whole genome shotgun sequence genome:
- the CALCOCO1 gene encoding calcium-binding and coiled-coil domain-containing protein 1 → MEESSLSRAPSRGGVNFLNVARTYIPNTKVECHYTLPPGTVPSASDWIGIFKVEAACVRDYHTFVWSSVPESVTDGSPIHASVQFQASYLPKPGAQLYQFRYVNRQGRVCGQSPPFQFREPRPMDELVTLEETDGGSDILLVVPKATVLQNQLDESQQERNDLMQLKLQLEGQVTELRSRVQELETALASARQEHVALEEQYKGLSRSHGELTEERDILSRQQGDHVARILELEDDIQTISEKVLTKEVELDRVRDTVKALTREQEKLLGQLKEVQADKEQSEAELQVAQQENCRLNLELQEARGRQEEQSAQAQRLKDKMAQMKDTLGQAQQRVAELEPLKEQLRGAQELAASSQQKAALLGEELASAAGARDRTIAELHRSRLEVAGVNGRLAELSLHLKEEKSQWSKERAGLLQSVEAEKDKILKLSAEILRLEKAVQEEKTQNQVFKTELAQEKDSSLVQLSESRRELVELRSALRVLQKEKEQLQEEKQELLEYMRKLEARLEKVADEKWNEDPATEDEEAAAGLRCPVALTDSEDESPEDMRLPPYGLCERGDLGSSPAAGPREASPLVVISQPAPIAPHLSGPAEDSSSDSEAEDEKSVLMAAVQSGGEEANLLLPELGNAFYDMASGFAAGPLSEASTGGPTTPPWKECPICKERFPAESDKDALEDHVDGHFFFSTQDPFTFE, encoded by the exons ATGGAAGAATCATCGCTAAGCCGGGCACCATCCCGGGGTGGAGTCAACTTTCTGAATGTGGCCCGGACCTACATCCCCAACACCAAGGTGGAGTGTCACTACACGCTCCCCCCAGGCACTGTGCCCAGTGCCAGCGACTGGATTGGCATCTTCAAG GTGGAGGCTGCCTGTGTCCGGGATTACCACACGTTTGTGTGGTCTTCGGTGCCTGAAAGTGTAACTGATGGTTCCCCCATCCATGCCAGTGTCCAGTTCCAAG CCAGCTACCTGCCCAAACCCGGAGCCCAGCTCTACCAGTTCCGGTACGTGAACCGCCAGGGCCGGGTGTGTGGGCAGAGCCCCCCTTTCCAGTTCCGAGAGCCACGGCCCATGGATGAACTGGTGACCCTGGAGGAGACTGACGGCGGCTCTGACATCCTGCTGGTTGTTCCCAAGGCAACTGTGCTGCAG AACCAGCTGGATGAGAGCCAGCAAGAGAGGAATGACCTGATGCAGCTGAAGCTGCAGCTGGAGGGGCAGGTGACAGAGCTGAGGAGCCGAGTACAGGAGCTCGAGACGGCTCTGGCGTCCGCCAGGCAGGAGCACGTGGCACTGGAGGAGCAGTACAAG GGGCTTTCCCGGTCCCACGGGGAGCTCACGGAAGAGAGGGACATCCTGAGCCGGCAACAGGGAGACCACGTGGCCCGCATCCTGGAGCTGGAAGATGACATCCAGACTATCAGTGAGAAGGTGCTGACGAAAGAGGTGGAGCTGGACAG GGTTAGAGACACGGTGAAGGCCCTGACTCGGGAACAAGAGAAGCTCCTCGGGCAGCTGAAGGAAGTGCAGGCAGACAAGGAGCAAAGCGAG GCTGAGCTCCAGGTGGCACAGCAGGAGAACTGTCGCTTGAATTTGGAGCTGCAGGAGGCCAGGGGCCGGCAGGAGGAGCAGAGTGCTCAGGCCCAGCGACTGAAGGACAAGATGGCCCAGATGAAGGACACCCTCGGCCAGGCCCAGCAGCGGGTG GCTGAGCTGGAGCCCCTGAAGGAGCAGCTTCGAGGGGCCCAGGAGCTTGCAGCCTCGAGCCAGCAGAAAGCCGCCCTTCTTGGGGAGGAGCTGGCCAGCGCAGCGGGAGCCAGGGACCGCACCATAGCCGAGCTGCACCGCAGCCGCCTGGAAGTGGCTGGAGTCAACGGCAGGCTGGCTGAGCTCAGTCTGCacttgaaggaggaaaaaagccAGTGGAGCAAGGAGCGGGCGGGGCTGCTGCAGAGTGTGGAG GCCGAGAAGGACAAGATCCTAAAGCTGAGTGCAGAGATACTTCGACTGGAAAAGGCAGTACAGGAGGAGAAGACCCAGAACCAAGTGTTCAAGACTGAACTGGCCCAGGAAAAAGACTCTAGCCTG GTGCAGTTGTCAGAGAGTAGGCGGGAGCTGGTGGAGCTGCGGTCAGCCCTGCGTGTGCTCCAGAAGGAAAAGGAGCAGCTccaggaggagaagcag gaaCTGCTAGAGTACATGAGAAAGCTGGAGGCCCGCCTGGAGAAGGTGGCAGACGAGAAGTGGAATGAGGACCCTGCCACAGAGGACGAGGAGGCCGCTGCGGGGCTGC GCTGCCCAGTGGCTCTGACAGACTCAGAGGATGAGTCTCCAGAAGACATGAGGCTCCCGCCCTACGGTCTGTGTGAGCGTGGAGACCTGGGCTCCTCCCCTGCCGCAGGGCCACGAGAGGCTTCTCCCCTAGTTGTCATCAGCCAGCCGgctcccatcgctccccaccTCTCAGGACCAGCTGAGGACAGTAGCTCTGACTCT GAGGCTGAAGATGAGAAGTCAGTCCTGATGGCAGCTGTGCAGAGTGGTGGTGAGGAGGCCAACCTGCTACTTCCGGAACTGGGCAATGCCTTCTATGACATGGCCAG TGGCTTTGCGGCGGGTCCCTTGTCAGAGGCCAGCACTGGGGGCCCTACCACCCCCCCATGGAAGGAGTGTCCCATTTGTAAGGAACGCTTCCCAGCCGAGAGTGATAAGGATGCCCTGGAGGACCACGTGGATGGACACTTCTTTTTCAGCACCCAGGACCCCTTCACCTTTGAATGA